GGTATCACTTGTGAAACCTAATATTACTGAGAACCTTCTTTAGCAGGCGTATGTTCTTAAAATTTTGCATTCTTCACATTATTACAggcttcttttgtgagatcgtgGCTAAACGACGTTGTCGGATTTCGTATCCCAGAATTAGCATATTCTGAAATTCGACAATGTGCACAACAACGAAATGATAGTGTTGACTGCGGGGCATACATGCTTATGTTTGCAGAGGGACTTACCCGAGGCAGCACGAGACCATTAAAGGAAGAATTGAAGGATCCATCTTTATACAGGAGCTGGGCTGCAGGGAGTATTCTATTGCATTCCGGGAGCGTTGCCAGCGTTAGGTTTAGGTCAATGTACCCTGGGAAGACTTGTATAGAGAAATCGTAGACTACGTGTTGTATCACATGAATGCAAATTAGTTGTAAAACTTGATTGTAAATGTGTTATAAAGGATGTTTGTCCAACTGTAATTTTCTTGTTCTCtgtaataaaacattttcagaCATAATATCATTATTCCGTGCAAAGTCCTTATGTATTGGCAATTTTTCCAACTCCCTGTCATGCTCATCGCTTAAACGAAAAGTCTACGGTGACTTATTAAACTGAGCCACCTAAAAATTGATTTATACAGTACGAGTTTATCGTAACAATATCATCCTGCACAATAGTAACAATGATATGCAGCAACTTTGGTGGTTTCATAAAGCGTGTCGGAGTTTGAGAAACTGTCGCCTAACATTCATGTGGTTGAATCCTAAATTCAGAGGTCGACACTGGCACACCACGAGTCGAGTCTGGCACAGCATCCTAAATTCAGAGGTCGACATTTGTTCGCGACGAGTCAAGCTAACTCACCAGCCACTCTTAAGGGATGCAAACCTGAATGTCCGGAGGTCGACTCTGGCACACCAGCCACTCTCTGTGTTGGCTCTGTGCcacttaaggggtcgactcgccattcactggagtcgactcccttagactggagtcgaccccagcacaccAGGCACTCTTAAGGGTCGACTCCCTTATGTCCAGAGGTCGACTCCAGTCTGCCTGAGGTCGACACTTAGGCTCTGGCTATTTTTGGGTGCTCTCTGTCTTGCCTCTGTGCCACctaaggggtcgactcgccattcactggagtcgactcccttatGTCCAGAGGTCGACTCCAGTATGCCTGAGGTCGACACTTATGCGTCGCTGGCTGTTTTTGGGTGCTCTCTGTCTTGGCTCTGTGCCACATAAGGGGTCGACTCTccattcactggggtcgactcccttAATCTAGTTAACATTTatttctttccccttttttaGCAATCTTCTGGATGTTACGAATACACAATTACCATAGAATCAAAATATCATTATACAAGCCATGTTGGTCAAAAATAGAACATTTCATTGCAATTGTTGACATTACATAAATATATTACAATGAGTCTCCTCGAGACCTATTAAACTCTTGCAGACAAAATAACCTTAGTTTCTacgaaaagaagaaatcatgggGCAGTGAAACTCGAAGAAGCTCTTGGCAGTCTCCCCATTACAAGACccagaacttctgaaactttCTGCAGAATGGCTGCAACTTCAGAGTTGGACTGGAGATAGGACTTGTTGAGGTCAGCTAAAGTCTGATTGATCTTATGAAGTGATTGTAGAAGTTTGTCGCATACATCCTGTGCATTTTCATTCAGATTCTCCATGTCCTTTCTGACAGATTGTTGAAGCTTTTTGGTCTCCTCTTCTATGTCCACAAATCTCTGGTACTGTCCTTGAAGAAGACATCGAAGACTGACCATTTT
The sequence above is drawn from the Phoenix dactylifera cultivar Barhee BC4 unplaced genomic scaffold, palm_55x_up_171113_PBpolish2nd_filt_p 000007F, whole genome shotgun sequence genome and encodes:
- the LOC120104528 gene encoding uncharacterized protein LOC120104528: MQAAVLQHLPLDYLSITTDVTKRIIEALLPSIQTWLREFRCAELQKCRYLFIPMNTGWHWYLLSLDLKDQRFECYNSLWSFDVGEDAVRYASFVRSWLNDVVGFRIPELAYSEIRQCAQQRNDSVDCGAYMLMFAEGLTRGSTRPLKEELKDPSLYRSWAAGSILLHSGSVASVRFRSMYPGKTCIEKS